CTCAGCCGGCAACTCCGACTCCCACTGGGCATTTCGCACCACCGAGGGATGGGCATCGGCTGTGGCATATCCCTGGTACTGGTTGGCCGGCTCGTAAGCGTGCGCAACCGGCAGACCCAGCGCCTGGTGGTAGAAGAACTGGGCCCGAATCGAACCCATGGCCAGAAGCAGGCATCCAGCGAGCAGCGTTACTTGGCAGGCGGTCGGCATGATTGGCTGCAGGAGGGGAgaaaaggagcaggagctggcaTTATTGTCCAACGTTCTAATAAAGCGATACGGACAGATTTATTGCCGCTGGTCAGTGGCAGTTTTTAATCTACAAGTCGGCTGTCAGTTTCGTGCGTCATAAATTATGTACGGGAAAATCAATTATCGCATAcggccaatggccaatggaGAAGTGGGCAACGCGGAGATCTCGGCTCAAACTGTTACAGTTGCTAATCCgtgaactttttttttgcaactgGAACTGGCTTTTTTATTGATAAGAATTGGACTGGCCGCGAACTAAATGGCGAACTTTATTTGTCAAGCGTAGAGTGCTCCAATTTGGTCTGAACAAAGCAATCGTAGCTTGAGATATAAGTACAGTGGTCTTATTTGGACTCTTCTTGgattttaagaaattaaatctATGTAAATCATGGGTTGTTTTGAAACCCTGAAGAAATCCTTGAAAAGGTGACATTCGTTTGATATTATACACTTTCTAATTCTTTCTAGTTTTTAATGATCACAGCCACTGTacttgcatttttattatgcgccattaaatgcatttacatATTCCAAGTCCAAATTGATACGTTGATTCAGCCAAAGTCAAGGTTACGATCCCACACAACCGAATTGGATTTGGGTTCTCCAACAGCACCCACTCACACagcacacaacacacaacacactcaCTTTGATATGGACTTAGGGGCTAATCCTCGAGAGAAGCACTTCaaacgaaactgaaactggaacACCTGGGTGAAGTTGAGACTGTAAACTGATCATAGAATATCGAGACGGCGAACTTTTATTCGCTTGCCGTTGAATGCCACAGAAACGAGTTGAACTCAAGTTTGTGAGTCAACCGATTTTCGAATACCGCTCAACGTCGCTTCTGAGCGCCGAGAATGAGTCAAGTTTTTTCAGACCAGGCTgctttacattttattaaattaattatggTCGCAGCCGAGTGGAGTGGAGAGTGGAATGAAGTGAAGTGGGGGCAGGGGATGCAATCTGGTACAGACTGACCTAGGCCTAGGCGCTCAGATCGGGCAATTAAAAGCAATGATATCTGTCTCCGTTTCTCATGCTCCATAAAAGTGCCCCCCAAAAAAGGTCGGATTGCCAGCCGGCAGCGTTACGCATGGCAAAAGTCGCAGAGATATATATCTACGTGCAACATACACCAAATACATATGTGTACTCGGAAAAACAATGGCTCTGCGAACTAATAACTCAATTGGTATTGCATTATTCAGAGGTTATTAatcacataaataaataaatcctaAATAATAATCCTAAGCTTGCTTGTGGACTTTTTGCAGAATGAAAGATATTTTCAAGTGGCATAAAATTATGTAGGCATTCTTACAATGAATGTCCAATTTCGTGCACTGTACAGGTAGTACGGCGATTACATTGATTGACAAGATTGCTCAGAATCCATGTCCGACTCAATCCGAGCTGTGTGCGATTTTGAAAGTGCCGATTGACCCTGAATTTAATGCTGAATGCTGACTGAGCCAAGCTCGCTGGCTGCACATGTTTGACCCTAATTTGCCACGGGTGTCGGGCCAGCATATATGATATATCTGGGGTTATTCAACCGATCAGCTTAGGCGGAAGCATTACCCTGGAGTTGCCTGTACTGGATTGGAATTGCCATAATCACTTGCGCCGGATGGCAGCCTTGAACTTTCCCGATCTCAGGTGcgtatctacatacatactttgGCCTGCGATTGGTATTTATATTGTTTGGCTTTCGAGTTCGCCTCGTCTCTCTGGGAGTGGTCTCGCATTTATTGGCCGTGGCAGATTTGATATTTAATTAATGGCCATTTAGCGGCTTTGTAGatgcatattaaataaacaaattgcctGGCCCCTGCATTGTTGACTGCGGCCAAAGTTAATGAGCTTGGTCTTTGAACTTTATTAGGCTTTGTCTGCAGCTAGGCGACCGAAAATTCAGCGGAACTCTGTGATTGTACGTAAGATGGTGATTTGTAGAAATTATGAATTCATATTTATCGTGGGACTTGCTGTTCACATCTCATAATCATGGTTTCAAAAAGGTCTTATTCCCAAATcaacattttacaaaatagAATTAAGCTAAAGCTTTCAAACATAAACCAACTATTTAAAGTGTTTTATAAATGTTAGATGTTATTTTTAAGCAATGACTTAATTACAAGCCACTGACGTTTACTAGTTAAAGAGGCAGTACTGTGGATGCTTCCAAAAAACAAACCCCTTTtattacatacataaatatgcgCTTTTCGCTTAATTTTTATGCGCATTGCCTCGACCCACACGCAGTGTCCGCCAAGGACGGCCAATGCAATTTCAAGTGCACGAATTGGTGGGCCAATGCAAACGACTCTCGGCCGacgcggcgtatgagcaacATCCGCTTTGGCGGGGCGGcgcattaagtatacgcaccCGAGTCCGAATCCGAGTCGAGTGAAAGTGCATTGCGGTGACCCTGAACGAGAGTCAGCCTGCCGCCACCTCCTACCGGctttcaaaatgcaatttcaaatTTAGAACTGAACGACGGGCCGAGCGAATTGAGCGCATTGTTGATTCTCCTTCTCCGCGGGCTCTCGTTGCGATTCTCACTGCTATTTGGGGCTCTCTAGTGGGTTTCCATTGCACTTGGACTGGCAGTCGACGTTTGGCAGTTTGGCGGGCGGTTGGTTTGCTGCACATTTCGCATAGGTGTGCTATAATCAATCTTTTTGGCCAGCGGAAATTGTATAATAATTACGGAAAAAAACTGACCTGCactcaatttgaatttgtgtCAGTGCTAGAAAGAAAAAATGCTGCAGTGGCAGAAACCAACTTCTAGCAAACGATTTGGCAGCAGCCCTCCAACACGAACCATTCCTCATCATTCCTCAGCCAAGTGAAGTGCATAGCATGGCTTTGGCAGCGGCCCCAACTGCAGGTCCTTCGCATGGCGGCTTGGCACTGACCGTGAATTCGGCCGGTGGCTATGAGGGCACCAATCAATACGAGGAGAACGCGGAGCACCTGCGCCAACTGTTCAGCCAGAGCAAACTGGTGTCCTTTAGCATTGCCCACATCGCGTGCTCCgcgggcagcagcagcggcgacaACTACATGTCCGTGGTGAAGCGTGTAACCATCACCCAGGTTCCAGCGGCAGGAAAGGATCAGGATCCGGAGCTGGCTGGCAGTGAAATCGGTAAAATAGTTTATAAACACTGGGCGccattgattttttttcaataccCTGCAATCTAGTTTGAATTAGAGGTagtactttttgtttgcttgaaCTTTTTGGAAAATGTGGTTTCACATGGATATTTAGTGAACGCTGAGACGTTGTTGAAATATTATGTGTACTTGTAGTTATTAAGTAAAACGTACGAATAATATAGAGTATAATCAAGTTCAAACCTTAATTGCAGCGATATTAGCTCAAATGTTTGCCCGCTGAGCGGCGGCGTCGAGTGGGTTGACCTTGTTACGCGCATTCTAAATGCATTGCACCCATACACCcaggcgtatacgtaatatagATTTGCTAAAGGTCagcacgcacactcacacactcgcaagCTCGCggtagagagagagagagagagcgaacAAGAGTCGCCACTTCGCTCTCACGCACGCAAGGCCAGCGCAATTCATtcataaataacaattttagCTGGCGACGTAAACAAAAGTCAGCTGTTCGCCCCAGCCGCTCTCGCAGTTTGTTTTGCTCGGAATTTCCTCCACCCTACACCCCCTCTCTTGCAGAAAACGATGTTCAGATAACACATCTCTTTGATGATTTTATACATGAATCCTTGTGGAAAGAACGCTGAATTATTTAGCTTATCAATTGAAAATGTAACTTTTTTCTGCTTAGTCACGGTCATTGTGAAGCGGCAGATTGCGAGCCTTTCGCGCCGCCAGCTCTACCGGTGCGAGGAGGCCTTCAGCAACGAGATCAACGCCTACCGGCATTTGGCGCCCCTGTTGGCAGCCCACAGTCGCCACCAGCTGTTCCCCGTGTGCCACATTGCGGAGAGTCAGGATCGGCGGGATCCGGAAGGTGGCGAGCCCATCATTGTGCTTCAGGACCTCAAAGCGTTGGGTTTTCGCATGAAGGATCGTCTGGCGGGCTTGGAACTGAGCGACTGTCTGCTAGTGATGAAGGTAAGTGAGTGAAAGAATGTACAC
This portion of the Drosophila santomea strain STO CAGO 1482 chromosome 3L, Prin_Dsan_1.1, whole genome shotgun sequence genome encodes:
- the LOC120449210 gene encoding uncharacterized protein LOC120449210; the encoded protein is MPTACQVTLLAGCLLLAMGSIRAQFFYHQALGLPVAHAYEPANQYQGYATADAHPSVVRNAQWESELPAELSKSARFYNDPVIAANLAKESLLTKKEMAVVHREAEKIPREQVYKLFKNAGYLSSR